The following proteins are co-located in the Melanotaenia boesemani isolate fMelBoe1 chromosome 5, fMelBoe1.pri, whole genome shotgun sequence genome:
- the LOC121640332 gene encoding ribosomal RNA processing protein 1 homolog A-like produces the protein MVSVQGPEVQLAQRLATNKQSVRTRAIKKLWKYICVNSEAEAGEFTFDELLRLWRGLFYCSWKQDKPQLQEKWLNQISTLIHSFHGIVRQLLYLKSFLHTFKREWTDIDRLQMDKFFQLVCFMFRHTFVMPERKDWENSAVSRFLGLLSFHLLQSSAEAPIGLQLHILNVYMTELEAVGSAQLTADQNLMFIKPFCRTGAKTKNQTLFRSICTSIVSTIIDQNPFAIKDLVEELDAAEDMNSNSGWASKENDKLDDKSRGCSHCCHKE, from the coding sequence ATGGTGTCAGTTCAGGGGCCAGAGGTCCAGCTGGCTCAGAGATTAGCTACCAACAAGCAGTCTGTCAGGACCAGAGCAATAAAGAAACTTTGGAAGTACATCTGTGTGAATTCAGAAGCAGAAGCAGGTGAATTCACATTTGATGAACTGCTGAGGTTGTGGAGAGGTCTTTTCTACTGCTCGTGGAAGCAGGACAAACCACAGCTCCAGGAGAAATGGTTAAACCAGATCTCCACTCTGATCCACAGCTTCCATGGAATCGTTAGACAGCTGCTCTACCTGAAAAGCTTCCTGCACACTTTCAAGAGAGAGTGGACTGACATTGACAGGCTGCAAATGGACAAATTCTTCCAGCTGGTTTGCTTCATGTTCAGACACACATTTGTGATGCCGGAGAGGAAAGACTGGGAGAACAGTGCTGTCAGCAGGTTTCTGGGGCTGCTGAGTTTCCATCTCCTGCAGAGCAGCGCTGAGGCACCCATCGGGTTGCAGCTACACATCCTCAACGTTTACATGACCGAACTGGAAGCTGTGGGTTCCGCACAGCTCACTGCAGATCAGAACCTCATGTTCATCAAGCCGTTCTGCAGAACAGGAGCCAAGACAAAGAATCAGACTCTTTTCAGATCCATATGTACCAGCATCGTCAGCACCATCATAGACCAGAATCCCTTTGCCATCAAAGATTTGGTGGAGGAGTTGGATGCAGCCGAAGACATGAACTCAAATTCCGGTTGGGCATCTAAGGAGAATGACAAACTGGACGACAAAAGCAGAGGTTGCAGCCATTGTTGTCACAAGGAGTAA